The Diaminobutyricimonas aerilata nucleotide sequence CTCGCCGACGAGGCGCGCCGGCGCGGTTTCGAGCGGCTGACCGCCATCTGGGAGCCCGGCGAGGAGGGACCGGAGCGGTTCTTCACCAACCTCGGCTTCGAGGTCATCGGCGAGACGCAGTACGGCGAGAAGATCGGCGCCCTGCACCTCTGATGGAGCGGCGACCGCTCGCGGACGACTTCGTCTCCCGCGTGCTCGAGGTGGTCCACGGCATCCCGGAGGGCCGCGTGATGTCGTACGGCGACGTCGCCGCGGCGATCGGTTCGCGCGCGGCCCGCGGCGTCGGGCAGGTCATGGCGTATTACGGGTCGGATGCGCCGTGGTGGCGCGTCGTGCGGGCGAGCGGTCACCCCGCGGTCGATCACGAGTCCCGCGCGCTCGAGTACTACCGTGCGGAGGGCACACCACTGCTGTGGTCGGCGTCGGGCGTCTTCCGCGTCGACCTCCGCCGCGCTCGTCACACGCCGTGACGGACGCCGGGCCGCGGTCTCCCCCGGCCCGGCGACGCGTCAGACGAGCGAGTCCTTCCACGCGGCGTGCAGCTGGGCGAACTTGCCCTCGCCCGCGATGAGCTGCTCGGGCGTGCCGTCCTCGATGATCCGCCCGTGCTCCATGACGAGCACCCGGTCGGCGATCGCGACGGTCGACAACCGGTGCGCGATGATCACCGCGGTGCGATCCGAGAGCAGGGTCTGCAACCCCTCCTGCACGAGACGCTCGCTCGGGATGTCGAGCGACGCCGTCGCCTCGTCGAGGATGAGCACCTGCGGGTCGGCGAGGAACGCGCGCGCGAACGAGAGCAGCTGACGCTGCCCCGCCGAGACCCGACCGCCGCGCTTGTTGACGTCGGTGTCGTAGCCCTGCGGCAGCGACATGACGAACTCGTGCGCTCCGACCGCCTTCGCGGCCGCCTCGATCTCCTCGCGGGTCGCATCCGGCTTGCCGAGGGCGATGTTGTCGGCCACGGTGCCCGAGAACAGGTACGCCTCCTGCGTGACCATGACGATCGCGCGGCGCAGGTCCTTCGGATGCAGGCGCCGCAGGTCGACGCCGTCGAGCGACACCGTGCCCTCGGTCGGATCGTAGAAGCGCGAGATGAGTTTCGCGAGCGTCGACTTGCCCGCCCCGGTCGTGCCGACGAGGGCGATCACCTGACCCGCCGGGATGTCGAGGTCGAAGTGCGGCAGCACGACCTGGTCCGCCTTGTACGCGAACTTCACCCCGTCGAAGCGCACGTTGCCGCGTGCCTGCCACAGGTCGATCGGGCGGGTCGGGTCGGGCACCGTCGGACGCTCCTCGAGCACGCCGGAGATCTTCTCGAGCGCCGCCGCCGCCGACTGGTAGCCGTTGTAGAACATGGCCATCTCCTGCGCCGGTCCGTAGAACGATCGCGTGTACAGCAGCGCCGCGAGCAGCACGCCGACCGCGAGGTCGCCCGAGGCGACCCGCAGGCCGCCGACGAGCAGCACCGAGGCGAGCGCCACGTTGCCGATGAGCACGAGGCCCGGGTCGAACGTGCCGAAGATGCGGAACACCTTCGCGTTCACGTCGCGGTAGTCCTCGACGAGGTCGCCGAACTCCTTCTCGTTGCGCTTCTCCTTGCGGAACGCCTTGACGGCGCGGATGCCCGTCATGGTCTCGACGAAGTGCACGATGAGGCGCGCCGACGCGACGCGGGTCTGCCGGAACAGCTGCTGCGACTTGACCTGGAACCAGCGCGAGAGGATCGCCAGCGGCACGAGCGAGGCGAGCAGCACGAGACCGCTCACCCAGTCGAGCAGGAACATCGCCCCGGCGATGAACAGCATGTAGAGCGCACCCTGCACGAGCTGGTTGATGCCCGAGTTGAGCAGTTCCTTGATCGAGTCGAGGTCGCTCGTCTGGCGCGCGATGATGCGGCCCGACGTGTAGCTCTCGTGGAACTCCAGACTCAGCTTCTGCGTCTGCTGGAACACCCGCTTGCGCAGGTCGATGAGCATCGCCTGGCTGATGCGCGCCGTGAGGATCGTGTACCACGCGATGAGCGCGGCACCACCGAGCCCGGCGAGCAGGTACGCGACCACGGCGAGCGACACGGGGAACCAGTCCTGCTTCAGCAGGGCCGGGATTCCGCGGTCGATGCCGAACGCGATGAACGCCGGTCCGGCGACCTGCAGCGCCGTGCTCACGATCACCACGGCGACCGTGAGCGCGACGGTGCGGCGCACCGGGTGCAGCAGGCT carries:
- a CDS encoding MGMT family protein; this translates as MERRPLADDFVSRVLEVVHGIPEGRVMSYGDVAAAIGSRAARGVGQVMAYYGSDAPWWRVVRASGHPAVDHESRALEYYRAEGTPLLWSASGVFRVDLRRARHTP
- a CDS encoding ABC transporter ATP-binding protein, with translation MSMLGVDGEERDDLDRAESKQIRQRSLKLLGSLLHPVRRTVALTVAVVIVSTALQVAGPAFIAFGIDRGIPALLKQDWFPVSLAVVAYLLAGLGGAALIAWYTILTARISQAMLIDLRKRVFQQTQKLSLEFHESYTSGRIIARQTSDLDSIKELLNSGINQLVQGALYMLFIAGAMFLLDWVSGLVLLASLVPLAILSRWFQVKSQQLFRQTRVASARLIVHFVETMTGIRAVKAFRKEKRNEKEFGDLVEDYRDVNAKVFRIFGTFDPGLVLIGNVALASVLLVGGLRVASGDLAVGVLLAALLYTRSFYGPAQEMAMFYNGYQSAAAALEKISGVLEERPTVPDPTRPIDLWQARGNVRFDGVKFAYKADQVVLPHFDLDIPAGQVIALVGTTGAGKSTLAKLISRFYDPTEGTVSLDGVDLRRLHPKDLRRAIVMVTQEAYLFSGTVADNIALGKPDATREEIEAAAKAVGAHEFVMSLPQGYDTDVNKRGGRVSAGQRQLLSFARAFLADPQVLILDEATASLDIPSERLVQEGLQTLLSDRTAVIIAHRLSTVAIADRVLVMEHGRIIEDGTPEQLIAGEGKFAQLHAAWKDSLV